Proteins found in one Pueribacillus theae genomic segment:
- the fliS gene encoding flagellar export chaperone FliS, whose product MSARNPYATYQNNAVNTAAPGELTLMLYNGCLKFIKQAKSAMEEKQIEEKNTAIQKAQNIISELMVTLNMDIPVSNQMMQLYEYINRRLIEANIKNDAAILDEVEGFVVEFRDTWKEAVLLNRKLQHDGRERA is encoded by the coding sequence ATGTCAGCAAGAAATCCGTATGCTACATATCAAAATAATGCTGTGAATACTGCGGCGCCAGGTGAGTTGACACTCATGCTTTACAATGGGTGTTTAAAATTTATAAAGCAAGCGAAGAGTGCAATGGAAGAAAAGCAAATCGAAGAAAAAAACACGGCGATCCAAAAAGCGCAAAACATCATTTCAGAACTCATGGTGACATTGAATATGGATATTCCGGTCTCGAATCAGATGATGCAGCTGTATGAGTATATAAACAGAAGGCTCATAGAAGCGAATATTAAAAATGATGCCGCCATTTTAGACGAAGTGGAAGGATTTGTCGTAGAATTCCGTGATACGTGGAAGGAAGCCGTCTTGTTGAACCGTAAACTGCAGCATGATGGAAGAGAACGGGCATAA
- a CDS encoding flagellar hook-associated protein 2: MQVNRFAGLASGMDTESIIKDLMRAERYPLDRLVQKKQVLEWQRDSYRDVNKLLTAFSDLTFDGVFRQATFLKKTVSSSNDSAVSAKAINPSGNVSTQIEVSQLATSEVWVSADDPQFTSGERTLTFNVTKPGESEPTEVKIEISANDTLGDVIKRFNSSNFGVTIFEDRVGEKSHLVMTMNATGVGAKIEVVADEDGSNSTKDFMEKLGFKFNNGVLENGPKGKEGKNAKFTINGYETERTSNVFTINGIEYTLKNTTEGKPVTISTANDTDFIFDTVVKFVDEYNKLIADLNGRLQEKVYRDFKPLTEEQREDMSEKQIEMWEEKAKSGMLRNDSIISGGLNQMRLDLYSTVELADGTKLHLADFGITSSKDYLERGKLEVNEDKLREAIANDPNKLYELFNGTPGTTKTSFEKQGIAARLRASIKSVTTNIEARAGNNLRTNHQFTLGRNLIDVDKQIDRMQERLKRLEESYWRQFTAMEKAVQQANQQSAYLMQQFGGF, from the coding sequence ATGCAAGTGAATCGATTTGCTGGCCTTGCAAGCGGAATGGATACAGAATCAATTATTAAAGATCTCATGCGGGCGGAGCGGTATCCGCTTGATCGGCTTGTCCAAAAAAAGCAAGTGCTTGAATGGCAGCGTGACAGCTACCGCGATGTAAATAAATTGCTGACGGCTTTTAGCGATCTTACTTTCGATGGCGTCTTTAGGCAAGCAACTTTCTTGAAAAAAACTGTTTCGAGCAGCAACGATAGTGCTGTTAGCGCAAAAGCGATTAATCCGTCAGGGAATGTGTCAACCCAGATAGAAGTCTCGCAGCTTGCAACTTCAGAAGTATGGGTGTCAGCGGATGACCCACAATTTACTAGTGGGGAGCGGACGCTTACTTTTAACGTAACCAAGCCGGGAGAATCAGAACCAACAGAGGTTAAAATTGAAATTTCGGCAAATGATACCCTTGGAGATGTGATAAAGAGGTTTAATAGTTCGAATTTTGGCGTTACGATTTTTGAAGATCGTGTTGGGGAAAAAAGCCATCTCGTGATGACGATGAATGCCACTGGAGTTGGTGCAAAGATAGAAGTTGTTGCTGACGAGGACGGAAGCAACTCCACAAAAGATTTTATGGAGAAGCTAGGCTTTAAATTCAACAACGGTGTTCTAGAGAATGGCCCAAAAGGCAAAGAAGGCAAAAACGCTAAATTTACGATAAACGGCTATGAAACAGAACGCACCTCAAACGTATTCACAATCAACGGAATCGAATACACGCTAAAGAACACGACAGAGGGTAAGCCTGTCACTATTTCGACAGCAAACGACACCGATTTTATTTTTGACACGGTTGTAAAATTTGTCGACGAATACAATAAATTAATCGCAGATTTGAACGGTCGTCTCCAGGAGAAGGTATACCGTGACTTTAAACCGCTCACGGAAGAACAGCGCGAAGATATGTCTGAAAAGCAAATTGAAATGTGGGAAGAGAAAGCGAAGAGCGGCATGCTGAGAAATGATTCGATTATTTCCGGCGGGCTGAATCAGATGCGCCTTGATTTGTATTCGACGGTTGAACTTGCGGACGGTACGAAGCTTCACCTCGCTGACTTTGGGATCACGTCTTCCAAAGATTACTTGGAGCGGGGGAAACTGGAAGTCAATGAGGATAAGTTGCGTGAAGCCATTGCGAACGATCCGAATAAATTGTACGAACTGTTTAACGGAACACCAGGAACTACGAAAACAAGCTTTGAAAAACAAGGAATTGCAGCCCGGTTAAGAGCGTCAATAAAAAGCGTCACAACGAACATTGAGGCCCGGGCGGGAAACAATTTAAGAACGAATCATCAGTTTACGCTTGGCCGCAATTTAATCGACGTTGATAAACAAATTGATCGCATGCAAGAACGTTTGAAAAGGTTGGAAGAAAGCTATTGGAGACAGTTTACTGCGATGGAAAAAGCGGTACAGCAGGCCAATCAGCAATCCGCGTATCTCATGCAGCAATTCGGAGGCTTTTAG
- the flaG gene encoding flagellar protein FlaG has product MDVKGMSNPSVAAHTVHRITDSGIRRHEQPGQEEKNTFDEQLMTERVRERVDAVNDFLLPIDISVKFTFHEELQEYYVEVVDKNTQEVIREIPPKKFLDMYAGMAKFMGLFVDEKR; this is encoded by the coding sequence GTGGATGTAAAAGGAATGTCAAATCCTTCGGTTGCTGCCCATACTGTTCACCGGATAACGGACAGTGGCATAAGACGGCATGAGCAGCCTGGGCAGGAAGAAAAAAATACATTCGATGAGCAACTGATGACGGAACGAGTGAGGGAGAGGGTTGATGCCGTAAATGACTTTTTGCTCCCAATCGACATTTCGGTCAAATTTACGTTTCATGAAGAGCTGCAGGAATATTATGTTGAAGTTGTTGATAAAAATACGCAAGAAGTCATCCGGGAAATCCCTCCGAAAAAATTTTTGGATATGTATGCGGGAATGGCGAAATTTATGGGGCTTTTTGTTGATGAAAAAAGGTAA
- a CDS encoding CAP domain-containing protein encodes MKKLLVATLIGAGLVGWQAGGAEAASTCNVQQKANVKYEVKQVPTYKWDYYYNWQNHYKDSKKDVNKNSNQQKAPEKNNDNVVQEKPAQPAPSQPVKEQPKNENQQQANQGLTAEEQQMLNLVNTERQKNGLKPLKANLELTKVARVKAKDMIDKGYFDHNSPTYGSPFDMMKQFGISYRTAGENLAGNQTVEKAHTSLMNSDGHRANILNSGYTEVGIGIVDGGQYGKMFVQMFIG; translated from the coding sequence ATGAAGAAATTACTTGTGGCAACGTTGATCGGAGCCGGTTTGGTAGGATGGCAAGCGGGTGGGGCAGAAGCTGCATCAACCTGCAATGTACAACAAAAAGCAAATGTAAAATATGAAGTTAAACAAGTCCCGACATATAAATGGGATTACTACTATAATTGGCAGAATCATTACAAAGATTCAAAGAAAGATGTAAATAAAAATAGCAACCAGCAAAAAGCGCCGGAGAAAAACAATGATAACGTCGTTCAAGAAAAGCCAGCCCAACCAGCACCATCTCAGCCGGTCAAAGAACAGCCTAAAAATGAGAACCAACAACAAGCAAACCAAGGTTTAACTGCTGAAGAACAACAAATGTTGAATCTTGTTAATACGGAAAGACAAAAAAATGGCCTGAAGCCATTAAAAGCAAATCTTGAATTGACAAAAGTCGCTCGTGTAAAAGCGAAAGACATGATTGATAAAGGCTACTTTGATCATAACTCTCCAACATACGGATCACCGTTTGACATGATGAAACAGTTTGGTATTTCCTATCGTACGGCAGGCGAGAACTTGGCAGGGAACCAAACGGTTGAAAAAGCACATACATCCCTTATGAACTCTGATGGACACCGTGCCAATATTCTTAACAGCGGCTATACTGAAGTTGGAATTGGAATTGTCGATGGCGGCCAGTACGGCAAAATGTTCGTTCAAATGTTTATTGGATAA
- the csrA gene encoding carbon storage regulator CsrA, translating into MLVLTRKLNESIKIGDDIEITILSISSDQIKIGIHAPKDIDIYRKEIYLSIQEENKKAADVSLDLMKILKDMKDV; encoded by the coding sequence ATGCTTGTACTCACAAGGAAATTGAATGAATCCATTAAAATAGGAGACGACATCGAAATTACAATCCTCTCAATTAGCAGCGATCAAATTAAGATAGGCATCCATGCGCCAAAAGACATCGATATTTATCGGAAAGAAATCTATCTTTCGATTCAGGAAGAAAATAAAAAGGCCGCGGATGTTTCTTTGGATTTGATGAAAATATTGAAGGATATGAAGGATGTGTGA
- the fliW gene encoding flagellar assembly protein FliW, producing the protein MLTIQTKYQGEIEVHQEDILTFEQGLPGFVDETKFVILPFAEKSPFFILQSINTHALAFLVTEPFSFFKDYNFKLEDAVLRQLNIQSNQDLSIFVILTVNEPFSESTANLQAPIVLNVKERRGKQIILNDPRYETKHRLLKAAQREG; encoded by the coding sequence ATGCTAACTATACAGACGAAGTACCAAGGGGAAATTGAAGTCCATCAAGAAGATATTCTCACGTTTGAACAGGGGCTTCCGGGTTTTGTCGATGAAACAAAGTTTGTGATTCTTCCATTTGCAGAGAAGAGTCCTTTTTTTATTTTACAGTCAATCAACACTCATGCCCTTGCTTTTTTAGTAACAGAACCTTTTTCTTTTTTTAAAGACTATAATTTCAAATTGGAAGATGCTGTGCTTCGCCAGCTTAACATTCAGTCGAATCAGGATCTATCTATTTTTGTTATTTTGACGGTGAACGAGCCGTTTTCGGAATCTACCGCCAATCTTCAAGCGCCGATTGTATTAAATGTGAAAGAAAGACGAGGGAAACAAATTATTTTAAATGATCCCCGCTACGAAACGAAACATCGATTACTAAAAGCTGCTCAAAGGGAGGGGTAA
- a CDS encoding DUF6470 family protein, translating into MNIPQIRMESKFARIGIAHEPPVQEMEQPKAELSIQQPPAELTIERIPGKLTIDQVQAWEEMNLKSPFRLTEEFAQTGYHDWLNGMGRIAEQGDELMRIENGGNPIADQAKENSENPLYEFNIGWIPSPFSVKINYTPGKIEIQSKVNKPIIEANPNKPVHRYRPGKVNIYVERLNSLAIDFVNRKV; encoded by the coding sequence ATGAACATTCCTCAAATTAGAATGGAATCGAAGTTCGCCAGAATAGGTATAGCCCATGAACCTCCAGTCCAGGAAATGGAACAGCCAAAGGCTGAGCTTTCCATTCAGCAGCCCCCAGCTGAATTAACAATTGAACGGATACCCGGAAAGCTTACGATCGATCAGGTACAAGCATGGGAAGAAATGAACTTAAAGTCACCTTTTAGGCTAACGGAAGAATTTGCCCAAACAGGGTATCATGACTGGTTGAATGGCATGGGGCGGATCGCTGAACAAGGGGATGAGTTGATGCGTATCGAAAATGGCGGAAATCCAATCGCGGATCAAGCGAAAGAAAACAGTGAAAACCCACTATATGAATTTAATATCGGTTGGATCCCGTCCCCATTTAGCGTGAAAATTAATTACACACCAGGCAAAATTGAGATTCAATCGAAAGTGAATAAACCGATAATTGAAGCGAATCCAAATAAGCCTGTTCACCGCTACAGACCTGGCAAAGTGAATATTTATGTGGAAAGGCTGAACAGCCTTGCGATTGATTTTGTGAATAGGAAAGTGTAG
- the flgL gene encoding flagellar hook-associated protein FlgL produces the protein MRVTQSMLTANMLRNLSNSYSQLGKLQEQLYTQRKISRPSDDPVVAIKGMAYRTNLTEVEQYTRNLSEMYNWIDNSEAGLEQANAILGRVRELVGQAANDTNGSEDRLKIKAEISQLKEAYTEVANTKVAGKYIFNGTDISNPPVTINEDGTISPKWDENNKPDPFKIEVSKGSTIPASIDPNVVFGKEVFKTFDDLEQALKDEQNIDSFLERLDGHINNLLSERAELGARYNRVELIENRLGDQELIAKKIIKENEGADMEKVITDLKMQETIHRAALAVGTRVIQPSLLDFLR, from the coding sequence ATGCGTGTCACACAAAGTATGTTAACAGCAAATATGCTTCGAAATTTAAGCAACAGTTACTCTCAGCTTGGCAAGCTGCAAGAGCAATTGTATACACAACGTAAAATTAGCCGTCCGTCTGATGATCCGGTCGTCGCGATTAAAGGGATGGCGTATCGAACGAATTTGACAGAAGTTGAACAATATACGCGAAACTTATCTGAAATGTACAATTGGATAGACAATTCGGAAGCAGGTCTTGAACAAGCGAATGCAATTTTGGGGCGGGTGCGTGAACTTGTTGGCCAAGCGGCGAATGATACGAATGGTTCTGAAGATCGTCTTAAGATCAAAGCCGAAATTTCCCAATTGAAAGAAGCCTATACGGAAGTCGCCAATACGAAAGTTGCGGGGAAATATATTTTTAATGGCACTGATATTTCAAATCCGCCTGTTACGATCAACGAAGATGGGACGATAAGTCCAAAATGGGATGAAAACAATAAACCAGATCCTTTCAAAATCGAAGTATCAAAAGGGTCAACGATTCCAGCAAGCATTGACCCAAATGTCGTGTTTGGGAAAGAGGTTTTTAAGACTTTCGATGATTTGGAACAAGCTCTTAAGGATGAACAGAATATCGACTCTTTCCTTGAGAGATTAGACGGGCATATTAACAACCTCCTTTCAGAACGTGCAGAATTAGGCGCCCGTTATAACCGGGTTGAACTTATTGAGAACCGTTTAGGCGATCAAGAATTAATTGCCAAGAAGATCATTAAAGAGAACGAAGGAGCGGACATGGAGAAGGTTATCACCGATCTGAAAATGCAAGAAACGATTCATCGTGCCGCTCTTGCAGTCGGAACGCGTGTTATTCAGCCAAGCCTGTTGGACTTTCTGCGATAA
- the flgK gene encoding flagellar hook-associated protein FlgK, with translation MRSTFMGLETARRGMTVQQYALETTGNNIANANTPGYSRQRVNFEAAEPYPPLGINRPQVPGQMGTGVKAGSVERVRESFLDVQFRSENNKSGYWSSRAEALSRLEDIMNEPSDAGLAKTLDRFWQSLEDLAASPNDPGARSVVRERGIAVADTFNYLSNSITALQKNTVQEIDVTIKEINSIATQLNNLNQQIRGIEPHGYLPNDLYDERDRLLDRLSELVDIEVTYEPNRGNALPTAEGNVTVSIVDSEGNSHTLVDGKDMTTSSLTVDNDNKVKIGADDLPLNYEKGKLSALLKAHDDYGKMIDNLDEMAHAFVTEFNEIHKKGWSLSDIKAGSHTERNFFEELKDVSGAAKNIKVDQAIIDSRDNIAAATDPNSGEEGNGENALLLAEVKNKVLDKIGSEEKTTLQGFYQGVIGEMAVKAQEANRMKSNTETLKISADQRRQSISGILLDEEIINLIRFQQAYNASARMVTVVDQLLEKIINGMGVVGR, from the coding sequence ATGCGTTCAACTTTTATGGGACTTGAAACAGCGAGACGTGGCATGACGGTACAACAATATGCATTAGAGACGACTGGCAATAATATTGCCAACGCCAATACCCCAGGCTATTCGAGGCAGAGGGTGAATTTTGAAGCGGCTGAACCGTATCCGCCGCTTGGAATAAATCGCCCGCAAGTTCCCGGACAGATGGGAACGGGTGTGAAAGCGGGATCCGTTGAGCGTGTGCGGGAATCGTTTCTTGATGTCCAGTTTCGTAGTGAAAATAACAAATCAGGCTACTGGAGTTCAAGGGCGGAAGCATTAAGCAGACTCGAAGATATAATGAATGAGCCTTCTGACGCTGGACTTGCCAAAACACTTGATCGATTTTGGCAGTCGCTCGAAGATCTCGCTGCTTCGCCGAATGATCCTGGCGCTCGTTCTGTTGTTAGGGAGCGAGGCATCGCAGTCGCCGATACATTTAACTATTTAAGCAACTCGATAACAGCACTTCAAAAAAATACTGTACAAGAAATTGATGTTACGATTAAAGAAATTAATTCGATTGCCACCCAGCTGAACAATTTAAATCAACAAATTCGGGGAATTGAACCTCACGGTTATTTGCCGAATGATTTATATGATGAACGTGACCGTCTTCTAGACAGGTTGTCAGAATTGGTCGATATCGAGGTGACCTATGAACCTAACCGTGGAAATGCACTTCCCACCGCGGAAGGCAACGTAACGGTTTCGATTGTGGATAGTGAAGGTAACTCTCATACACTTGTCGATGGAAAAGACATGACCACCAGCAGTCTTACAGTCGATAATGATAATAAAGTCAAAATCGGTGCTGATGATTTGCCACTTAATTATGAAAAAGGGAAATTAAGTGCCCTTTTAAAAGCGCACGATGACTATGGTAAGATGATCGACAATCTTGATGAAATGGCTCATGCTTTCGTTACAGAATTTAATGAAATACATAAAAAAGGCTGGAGCCTTTCAGATATTAAAGCAGGCTCACACACTGAAAGAAACTTTTTTGAAGAACTTAAAGATGTCTCAGGTGCTGCGAAAAATATAAAAGTAGATCAAGCGATTATCGATTCACGGGATAACATCGCTGCTGCAACTGACCCAAATTCAGGTGAAGAAGGCAATGGGGAAAATGCGTTGCTGCTTGCCGAAGTGAAAAATAAAGTACTGGATAAGATCGGTTCTGAAGAAAAGACAACGTTACAAGGATTCTATCAAGGGGTTATCGGTGAGATGGCGGTTAAAGCCCAAGAAGCAAATCGTATGAAGAGCAATACCGAAACGTTAAAGATATCAGCTGATCAACGCCGCCAGTCAATCAGTGGTATTTTGCTTGATGAAGAAATCATTAATCTTATTCGCTTCCAACAAGCATACAACGCATCAGCCCGTATGGTTACGGTTGTTGACCAATTGCTTGAGAAAATTATTAACGGCATGGGCGTTGTTGGAAGATAA
- a CDS encoding flagellar protein FlgN translates to MTAQNIIQSLAMLLKIQQQLNDLTIEKTEFLKQNEIKKLEELLKAEEKQIKLLGKADENRQKAVEDFLNRKGIVIEDVTLSSLYPFMEENDREIIRKLHAKLSEEIIKMKEQNELNQQLTKQSLQFVNASLEMLSPEPEEVTYKHPENKKTDGSHRSFFDSKA, encoded by the coding sequence ATGACGGCCCAAAACATCATTCAATCATTAGCCATGCTTCTTAAAATACAACAGCAGCTGAACGATCTTACAATAGAAAAAACAGAGTTTCTAAAACAAAACGAAATTAAAAAACTTGAAGAGCTGCTAAAAGCAGAGGAAAAGCAAATAAAATTGTTGGGAAAAGCAGACGAAAATCGCCAAAAAGCTGTCGAGGATTTTTTAAATAGGAAAGGGATAGTGATTGAAGATGTTACCCTTTCATCACTTTATCCTTTTATGGAGGAAAATGACCGTGAAATAATCCGCAAGCTGCATGCGAAGCTTTCGGAAGAAATCATTAAAATGAAAGAACAAAATGAATTGAATCAACAGTTAACGAAACAGTCACTCCAGTTTGTCAACGCTTCACTTGAAATGTTGTCGCCGGAACCAGAGGAAGTGACTTACAAACATCCGGAGAATAAAAAAACGGATGGCAGCCATCGTTCGTTTTTTGATTCTAAGGCATAG
- the flgM gene encoding flagellar biosynthesis anti-sigma factor FlgM, producing MKINPIHSMKTNPYKKAAENQPEKPQTQHKDKLEISAQAKELLKKSELQSEREKKVNEIKKQYDAGNYEINYKKTAERLLDFWKK from the coding sequence ATGAAAATTAATCCGATTCATTCAATGAAAACAAATCCGTATAAAAAGGCTGCGGAAAACCAGCCGGAAAAACCACAAACACAGCATAAAGATAAGCTTGAAATTTCTGCACAGGCGAAAGAACTGCTAAAAAAATCCGAACTTCAATCTGAACGTGAAAAAAAGGTGAATGAGATTAAAAAACAGTATGACGCAGGAAACTATGAAATCAATTATAAAAAGACAGCCGAAAGGCTGCTCGATTTTTGGAAAAAATAG
- a CDS encoding TIGR03826 family flagellar region protein: MAELANCEQCGNVFVRTIRDICESCYKEEEKMFEKVYTFIRKKQNRSASLHEVHEATGVPEKVIIRFIKEGRLRTAQFPNLVYSCQSCGAPISSGNLCKNCVETIKNDLEIAEKEAERQEVRQATYFKNQMNDY; this comes from the coding sequence ATGGCTGAATTGGCAAATTGTGAGCAATGCGGCAATGTTTTTGTCAGGACGATACGGGATATTTGCGAATCTTGTTACAAAGAAGAAGAAAAGATGTTTGAAAAGGTCTATACTTTTATTCGCAAAAAGCAAAACCGTTCCGCAAGTTTGCATGAAGTCCATGAAGCGACAGGGGTGCCGGAAAAAGTCATTATTCGCTTCATTAAGGAAGGCAGGCTTCGAACAGCCCAATTTCCAAATTTAGTATATTCCTGCCAATCGTGCGGGGCTCCCATCTCGTCTGGAAATTTGTGTAAAAATTGTGTTGAAACGATAAAAAATGATCTGGAGATAGCTGAAAAAGAAGCCGAACGGCAAGAGGTGCGTCAAGCAACGTATTTCAAAAATCAAATGAACGATTATTAA
- a CDS encoding ComF family protein has product MDYCLWCDVSFYQALTWNSVFGLTEPDKLCEECRQSLTIISGEICRVCGRMLEKTPKGFVDGDTCLDCIRWEMIWPDKNFKNRSLYVYDGKMKEWMNRFKFRGDVVLCETVTSEWKKLWLKECQNEIIVPIPLSGKRLYERGFNQSLVLAQLLDGEIKDILTRKNSEKQSKKSRSERLQTNADFFQLKEGIGLSGARIVLIDDVYTTGTTVRNAAQTLFGYGARSVSSLTLARGV; this is encoded by the coding sequence ATGGATTATTGCTTATGGTGTGATGTGTCTTTTTATCAAGCATTGACATGGAACAGTGTATTTGGGTTAACGGAGCCCGATAAATTGTGCGAAGAATGCCGTCAGTCATTGACGATTATTTCCGGGGAAATATGTCGAGTCTGTGGCCGTATGCTCGAAAAAACACCAAAAGGCTTTGTGGATGGAGATACTTGTCTCGACTGCATCCGCTGGGAAATGATTTGGCCGGACAAAAATTTCAAAAATCGCTCCCTTTACGTATATGACGGCAAAATGAAAGAATGGATGAACCGTTTTAAATTTCGAGGTGATGTTGTGCTATGTGAAACGGTAACGTCAGAATGGAAGAAATTATGGCTGAAAGAATGCCAAAATGAAATCATTGTCCCAATTCCATTAAGCGGCAAACGCCTGTATGAACGCGGCTTCAACCAGTCTCTAGTCCTCGCGCAATTACTAGATGGAGAAATAAAAGATATTCTCACTCGTAAAAATAGTGAAAAGCAAAGTAAAAAGTCACGCAGCGAACGTCTTCAAACGAATGCCGATTTTTTTCAGTTGAAGGAGGGCATTGGCTTATCAGGTGCCAGAATCGTTCTTATCGATGATGTTTACACAACTGGCACGACTGTAAGGAATGCCGCCCAAACACTTTTTGGCTACGGGGCACGTTCCGTTTCATCATTGACGTTGGCAAGAGGTGTTTGA
- a CDS encoding DEAD/DEAH box helicase has protein sequence MRYASYSKNQQVLIHPEGIPFEGDSLSSFSAISRLDDFEQPPLDFAYPFSPTLQYRLQGKLLLLDELPFSIDFIHSHYLHGYVGYKKSITNESKQYCCHRCGNTVQRLFASFSCARCLEECTYCRKCLVMGRVSECTPLIYWCGSKTKPAQIADSLKWKGELSVQQTRAADAVLQAIERRHELLIWAVCGAGKTEILFEGLARAFSLGLRVCIATPRVDVVLELLPRLKEAFPKVIINALYGGSVDKEQDAQLIISTTHQLLRFQDWFDVMIVDEVDAFPYSMDRMLEFAVERSKKEGAPTIYLTATPNESFKIRAKEGTLPSVKIPIRFHRHPLPVPFFQWCGDWQKKLSKEQLPKVVHEWCKEKLRQKKQIFLFVPSVNMMKKVKEILASSFSGTFSGIDGVHAEDPERKEKIEKFRKGEIQLLVTTTILERGVTVPNIDVGILGAEDQIFTESALVQIAGRAGRSGKYPTGEVRYFHFGKTEEMMKALHHIEEMNEEAKTL, from the coding sequence TTGAGATACGCCTCCTATAGTAAAAATCAGCAAGTTCTCATTCATCCGGAAGGCATTCCTTTTGAAGGCGATTCCCTGTCTTCTTTTTCAGCAATTTCACGCCTGGACGATTTTGAACAACCTCCTCTTGATTTTGCATACCCTTTTTCTCCAACACTTCAATATCGACTTCAAGGCAAACTTCTCCTGTTAGATGAACTTCCTTTTTCAATTGACTTTATCCATAGCCATTATTTGCACGGGTATGTTGGCTACAAAAAATCCATAACCAATGAATCAAAGCAATATTGCTGCCATCGTTGCGGAAATACTGTGCAGCGCCTGTTTGCGTCTTTTTCGTGTGCACGTTGTTTGGAAGAATGCACATATTGCCGTAAATGCTTAGTCATGGGACGAGTAAGTGAGTGTACCCCGCTTATCTATTGGTGTGGAAGCAAAACGAAACCGGCTCAAATCGCCGATTCACTGAAATGGAAAGGGGAGCTTTCCGTTCAGCAAACTCGGGCTGCGGATGCTGTGCTTCAAGCGATTGAAAGGCGGCATGAGCTGTTAATATGGGCGGTATGCGGCGCTGGGAAAACAGAAATTTTATTCGAAGGATTGGCGCGTGCTTTTTCATTAGGCTTGAGGGTGTGCATCGCCACACCCCGTGTTGATGTCGTCCTTGAACTTCTTCCTCGCTTAAAGGAAGCATTTCCGAAAGTGATAATTAACGCATTATATGGAGGAAGTGTTGATAAGGAGCAAGATGCACAGCTCATCATCTCTACTACACACCAGTTGCTTCGCTTTCAAGATTGGTTTGATGTGATGATTGTCGATGAAGTGGACGCGTTTCCCTATTCGATGGATCGAATGCTTGAATTTGCCGTCGAACGTTCGAAAAAAGAAGGGGCCCCAACCATCTATTTAACTGCAACACCAAATGAATCTTTTAAAATACGTGCGAAGGAAGGGACACTCCCATCTGTGAAAATTCCAATCCGCTTTCATCGGCATCCTTTGCCGGTACCTTTTTTTCAATGGTGCGGCGATTGGCAAAAAAAATTGTCGAAAGAACAGCTCCCAAAAGTGGTACACGAGTGGTGCAAAGAAAAGCTTCGACAAAAAAAGCAGATCTTTCTGTTCGTTCCGTCTGTCAACATGATGAAGAAAGTGAAGGAGATTCTTGCTTCATCATTTTCTGGCACATTTTCTGGCATTGATGGTGTCCATGCAGAAGATCCAGAACGTAAAGAGAAAATAGAGAAATTCCGAAAAGGTGAGATTCAGCTTCTCGTGACGACAACGATTTTAGAACGCGGTGTAACGGTCCCAAATATTGATGTTGGCATATTGGGCGCTGAAGATCAGATTTTTACAGAAAGTGCGCTCGTTCAAATTGCTGGGCGAGCAGGGAGAAGCGGGAAATATCCAACCGGTGAAGTCCGGTATTTTCACTTTGGGAAAACAGAAGAGATGATGAAAGCTTTGCATCATATTGAAGAAATGAACGAGGAAGCAAAAACATTGTAG